The window catgatcatgtatataggcatcacgtccgcaacaagtagaccgactcctacctgcatctactactattactccacacatcgaccgctatccagcatgcatctagagtattaagttcataagaacagagtaacacattaagcaagatgacatgatgtagagggataaactcaagcaacatgatataaaccccatctttttatcctcgatggcaacaatacaatacgtgtcttgcaaccctttctgtcactcggtaagaacaccgcaagattgaacccaaagctaagcacttctcccatggcaagaaagatcaatctagtaggccaaaccaaaccgataattcgaagatacttgcaaagataactcaatcatataaaagaattcagagaagattcaattattatccatacataaatctgatcataaacccacaattcatcagatcttgacaaacacaccgcaaaaagagattacatcgaatagttctccacaagagaggggaagaacattgttgtattgagatccaaaaagagagaagaagccgtctagctaataactatggacccgaaggtctgtggtaaactactcacaactcatcggaagggctatggtgttgatgtagaagccctccgtggtggattccccctccggcagaacgccggcgacggctccaagatgggatctcgcggatacagaaggttacggcggtggaaattatattgtggttgctccctggatgttttcggggtacatagacttatatgggaggaagaagtacgtcggtggacgcccaaggggcccacgagacaggagggcgcgtcctatagggggggcgccctcctatctcatgtagATTTCGGCTATttcttgacatgcactccaagtcctctggatcacgttcgttccaaaaatcacgctcccgaaggtttcattccgtttggactccgtttgatattccttttcttcgaaatactgaaataggcaaaaaaacagcaatatgggttgggcctccggttagtaggttagtcccaaaaatgataataatgtataaaataaagcccataaacatccaaaacaggtaatataatagcatggaacaatcaaaaattatagatacgttggatacgtatcaccgctcacggggcgggccttgacgctctgaagagtggcgcaaaacttgttgcactcttgttggatcactctacaccgcttggaaatggagacccacccgcgcgtgctcacaaattggtaatgcggaaacttcttgcgctcatgaaactctCGGTGGACATGAATCCAAAAGGTTGAATGCTTTTGCTCGGTGCCCGTCTTcgggtcttgtccaatgtctcgccaacactcgcaaagaagcttgtcctcggccGCCGTGTACGCTTTCGtacgcttgctcttgcgcttcggcttaCGACTggcggcttggttggcgagctcgtcctcgaacaaaggctccacgtcgatgtcgcactcgtcctcttcctccagaCCGTAGTCGTCCGGGAACTCGTGGTCGAGGGGGAAGCCGTCCAGGTCGATGCCaacctgatcacgcatgaaggccgcctggtcgggatcatagccagcggccggcgtgaacgccccacagccgtcctggctttgtgtcttGTCGGGATCATAGCCAGTGGCGGGCGCACCGCCCTCGAAGATGAGGTTTTGCATGTAGTcctcgtcagcggcggacggcatttCCTCGAACAGGTTGCAGGTGTCCGGGAGCACGCCGGCCGGCATCTGCCGCACGCgtttcctcgcgccgccggatgacgagccaccggccaccgggctggagttgaggtcgatgggcgtgggcgcgggcgtggaaggcgcGATCACGCTCACTTTGGGTgagcactccccggagaggcgggaggcctgTGGATAGACGTGAAAACCGGGGATCGGGTTGAAAACCGACGTGCGGGGCGAGTTGGGCAACACCATCCGAGGAAACACCgacgagccggtgctggccgcggcgacggcgacttggacgaggccgtgctggctaggggataaccctagcatgtagagcgcctccctcgttgccaCCGCGACGCGGGCGTTGGTGACCTCCTGCTGCGCGGCGGCGACGATGGTGGCCTGGGCGGCGGCCTCATCCCTCGCGTCCGCGGCGTGCCTCTAGCCCTTCCTCCTGGCCGACTCGCGTGCCCCCTGTTCGGGCATCAGCGCCTTCTTTGGCTTGGTCgtggcggttgtcggtgtcaaaaccagtggatctcgggtagggggtcccgaactgtgcgtctaaggctaatggtaacaggaggcgggggacacaatgtttacccaggttcgggccctctctatgaaggtaataccctacttcatgcttgattgatcttgatgaatatgagtattacaagagttgatctaccacgagatcgtaatggctaaccctagaagctagcctatgattatggttgttgttcttgtcctacggactaaacctctggtttatatagacactagagggggctagggttacacagagtcggttacaaagaaaggaatctacatatccgaatcgccaagcttgccttccacgcaaaggagagtcccatccggacacgggacgaagtcttctatcttgtatcttgatagCCCAACAATCCAGcccatgtatatagtctggctgtctgaggacccctaaatccaggattccctcagtagcccctgaaccaggcttcaatgacgatgagtccgacgcgtagattgtctttggcattgcaaggcgggttccttcaccgaatacttcaaagtacctgacttaaagagtagtgtccggctttccatttaatgtcacGCTCATCGGCTACTGCACCTTCAtgatttcagcttccacgtgttgagcgaatgcgagagatcggggcatttttacacttgccatcCTGACCATGTGAGTAAATTGTCTATTTAAAGAGGCGAGCATCTTCGGATCTAATCCACACCATCTGCCTCCAACGAGGAATCCTCAGAGCTTGCCTGcagaaaccaccccaacatggctagagCTCCTAGCTCTTCCTCCCGTCGTCACGGCCCCAAACAAGGATATTGGGAAAAGTGTTTCGTATCCCATGGCCAACTAGTGaagctgcagacccagggatttcttccccccgcggATCTAGTCCCCATTCAAGACGGATTGGCTTCCTTTGACGgtggggagcaggcggagaagttccccaacccatccaggggggaacgagtatgctttgttccctatttgctgagaggcgtcggatttccaatccatctgttcctccgagggcttctagagtactatggcctccaactacacaacTTCACAtccgcctccatcctgcatattgcaGGTTATGTcactctttgtgagctatttctgggttgtgaggcccatttcgagttatggaagaagttgtttttcctcgtccctcgtaatcaagagggatcaatattcctcCCTGCgtcacatgtaagtaatcaggagacttgTCCTTCAAGATAATTTCCTCTTTCCACCTTACCCACCGCATTATATTATGCTCTAAAGGCGAGGCAATCGGCACGCCACGCTGCACCTGAGGCGATGCGCAAGAAGGCGGTGCCTACGACGGGCAGACCTCCAAAGAGGAAGGCAAATAGAAATATGGCCGAGCCTTCATTGAGGAGGTATGGTTTTAAATATGCTCCATGGTTGTCATCTTTAAGTATGACACTATccgttgtgtcttatcaggaaaaaTATTCACCGGACTGTGTCGGGGGATCCTACCGGTCATGCCTCTACTAGCCGGATTCCGGACCCTGTCTCGAGGACTGAGGCTAATGCAGAAGTGACACAGGATTGTCCTTCTGCGGAGGATTCGGATAAAGTGTCGgccacaaactccgaagtggaaagcgccatgaatcatcggctcgGCGGGCTGCTCTTCACGACcctggtttttcagaagaggctttcaatgcctttaactcgggtgatgcatacatccgagctgctcaagatgggctttctcgggccacagaccagtatttgaaagatattcgGGAAAGGGACGTAGTTTGTACAAGTctgataatcatataccagtagcccacgagacttgaaatagttagtaaaactgatttaaggatcattatacaACTAGGTGCTCGCAGAGAAGAACAGCCTATTGTCACAAGAGCTAAAAAATTGTCAGGCCCAGCTAGCTGCTGCtaccgccgaactggagaaatcgaaGAAGGCAGtgtctggtaatgttcccctctatcgagaaaacataatcatataccagtatTATTAATGCAGGGGCACATTTTATGGCAGATTCGTCAGATCATCCGGGGGAGGTACCGGAAGCTGCACAGGCGGGAGGTCcaggagctcaaaggcaactggcCACGGGCAAACATATACTGACACAGGTCAGGATGGagaagaacaaactccaagatgccaacaccgaaatggctgtggaactaaaagatgtgcgggcccagctggctgactccgtgaaggagaataggaggctgcgaggcggcatatttagtatgtgttcggACTTACCTTTACATAGTTCGGTAAGGAAAGTAACTGACAACAACtatgtctgtaggtatattgacgggccgtcccgaagaggaggtgtccggatcattgagcgatctgctacaagagttgtcgcaaatgcacgagcgagctcggcaggcgatgcaaagtattgccaaggctttatggccatccgactcccctccagtaaGTATGGTGGGGCTTCTCATCTGCTTAAAGGAGCGTGGCATtgcttccgactatggaagatatcggcctgccgggaaggtgcacgagaggcccgggccatggtaaagacacggtataccaagctcgatctgaatcatatggaccgggtcggacctttagggtcagatggaaaagatattcctattagtttggtatatgaccaggtacaaatagccgccaagtattcccaacaggattgtaggttagatagcctgttggatggcatagaagaagaagttttttagtctaagtgactatgtacttcaaatgACAAATTATGTCTCTAGCTGAATTATAAATTaaatgtcatggcagaccttttcgcttcaacctctggacccaagggtgcggagtgcttccgaatacccactcagtaatatataccggggtatgcgtggaaaccaggcgtaggggtcatagttgcttgaacagacaagtatgctgctagctatgttatattacattttgatcataattaacatcttccagagagaatagttccattaagggttcctttcccaggGTCAACATGCGTTAGCATGCACGTCCGGactgtgattgaaaaaatcgcAGCATGCTTAACATCTGGGGGTCCATAGTGTAACGAGTAAAGAACATCTttagttcgccgaccgaatattcccttaagaacgctaactttcggcttcacccagtctgaggtacacgtccggataacccggcagtaacaatcatagaggtgctccctttatgcctagccaaactaacgggaacgtagggcataagcacaggagccaggcaacccagcttggccaaaacttaagtcatatcgatgcatataatggcgaagaaaaggtacatacgcggaaaagacacatatgtggtgagcttgatgctctaataataataataataataataataataataataataataataataataataataataacaataataacaataataataataaataagcttctgtaggagaagcccccaggtatacttaACGTACAAATTTTAGGATGTGTGCGTCGAAGATGCACGGTTTAGCCGCACAAAAAGCTTTAAAGgcttaaaaagaaagaaaaaggtgaaaagagaggaaaataaatatgaaaaaagggggaaaggagacgaacgaagagtccggcgctaggcatagaatcttcgaagtctagccgcgttccatgggttcggctctaggagattgtctgacgcatcacgcaggcggtacgctcctccggtgaggacttcgtcgatgatgaagggaccctaccacttgggcttaagtttgtcctttttcttctccggtaagcgtagaatgagttcaccaacattgtaagtcttggcccgtacttctctgctttgatatctgcgagcctgttgttgataaaatgcggaacgggcttttgcgacagtgtgctcctcctccagggcatgcaagctgtcctgccgatccaactcggcttctctctcttcatacatgcgcactcgaggtgagtcatgaataatgtcgcagggtaacacagcctctgcgccgtacaccatgaaaaaaggtgtatatccggtagaacgattgggtgtggtccgcagcccccagagtatggagtcgagctcctccacccagtgcttgtctgattctttcaaataccgcactagtctgggcttaatgtcgctcataataagaccattggctcgttcaacttgaccgttggtttgtgggtgatagatggaagGATAGTCGAGCATGATGCCCAGATTAGCgcaccaggctttcacctcatcggctatgaaattggatatgttgtccgtgatgatgttgtgcggaacaccataacggtgcacaacaccggatataaagtctatcacaggctCGGCTTCggacgttttaactggtttggcttctatccacttggtgaatttatccaccatgaccaacaggtattttttcttatggcttcctcctttaaggggtccgaccatatcaagcccccacacTGCAAAAGGCCAAATGATGGGGATTTTTTGTAGAGCGGTggatggcatatggctttggttggcgaaaagctggcatccgacgcaatgttggacaaggtcatgtgcgtctgctcgggtcgTCAgctagtagaaacctgtacggaaggccttgcttacaagggcccgagccgcggcgtggtgaccgctGAGACCggtatgaatttcagccaagatctGCCGCcattcttcctcggagatacatctttgaagtactccggtagcgcttttcttgtaaagttctccctcgtggactttgtaggctttagagcaccgcaCAATGCAGCGCACCTCATTCTGATCCTTAGGGAGTTCTCTCCTATtatggtaggccaagaagggttcggtccatggggcgatgactgccatgatgagatgggtcGATGGTGTAATTTCGGTGGTTGAGCCCCCGGTGATGCCGGTGTGTTCGgattctggggttgtggtcggatccggattgatgttgccgctctccccttgccacaccacggatggcttgaaaagcctttccaaaaatatgttaggtgggacggggtcgcgtttggcACCGATgtgagcaaggacatccgccgcttggttactttctcgagccacatggtgaaattcgagcaccTCGAAAGAACGGTGTTACAGTAAGcctccatcttcggatctttgacatcaaaatctccatttatttgagatattgcgaggtttgaatccccgcgcactttcagacgttgtatgcccatggagacggccatccgaagaccatgcaataaggcttcgtattcggctgcattgttggagtccgtgaaaaatatttggaggacatactgaatcgtatctccagtgggggatgttaggacaatgcctgcccctaggcctgccagcattttggagccgtcgaagtgcatgacccagttggaatatgtgacgtactctttagggagttcggcctctgtccattcagtgacgaagtcggccagtacttgattTAATGGCCCGTCGCGGTTTGTATGTAATGtctaatgggaggagctcaatagcccacttggcaatccggcctgtggcgtcgcggttgtttattatgtcattgagtgatacctcggaggccaccattatggagcattcttgaaagtagtgtcatagcttccgggatgccatgaagaccgtgtatgctattttttggtaatgtgggtagcggaatttgcatggtgtgaggacagtggatacgtagtataccggcttctgaagcgggaatttgtgttcgtcctcctctcgttcgacgacgagcaccgcactcacgacTTGGTGCGTGAGATATTTAAAATAACAtgggttcaccgatgtttggcgcagccaggattgggttgcttgctagaagagcctttatttcttccaatccggctgttgcggtgtccgtccactcaaagtgatcggtgcgtcggagaaggcaaTAGAGTGGCAAtaccttttctcctagtctggagataacgcgacttaaagctgccacacatccggatagtttttggacttgtttgaggtctgttggcgtagccaactgtgacagagctcagattttagctaggtttgcctcaattcctctgttggaaacgatgaagcccaggagcttcccggcgggaacgccgaaaacacacttttccggattgagcttgatgtcatatatccggaggttgtcgaatgtgagatgcaaatcgtctattaatgattcgacgtgtctggttttgatgactatgtcatccacgtatgcttcaactgtcttgccgatttgtttctctagacatgtttgaatcatgcattgataggtggCATTGGCGTTTatgagcctgaaaggcatagtgttgaagcagaaaggcccatagggggtgataaatgtcgttgcagcttgatcggactccttcatcttgatttggtgatatccggagtatgcatcgaggaaacacagtgagccgtgtcctgcagtagcatcgataatttgatcgatatgtgggaggggaaagggatccttggggcaagccttgttgaggtcttcgaaatcgacacataggcgccaggatttatccttatttggtaccatcaccaggtttgctagccaatccggtgttttatctctgatgaatccggcctcgagtaacttggctagcttctCTCCCATGGTTTGTTGTTTGGGTTCGAAAAAGCgtcgtagtgtttgcttgaccggcttgtatcccttcagtatgtttaggctgtgttcggccagcctgcatgggatccctggcatatcagaagggtgccaagccaatatgtcccagttttcgcatAGGCACacccgcagtgcggcgtcgaccgcggggtccagctgtgccccaatggatgttgtctttgtggagtccgttgggtggacctggaatttgactatttcatctgctggtttaaaggaggtagaTTTGGAtcgtttatcgagtatcacgttgtccctatccaccgtggagcacaatgcagttaattcttcggccgcgagggcttcagacaatgcctcgagggctaagGCGGcgcttttgttttcggcgcggagtgctatgtccagatcagtagcaagagtgatgattccattgggcccaggcatcttgagcttcacgtaccctgtaatggggtatggcttggaagcttgtaaatgcatctcgccctaacagggcatgatatccactATAGAAAGGGGCCACTTGAAAAGGTTATCTCTTTGGAACGATAATTCtctggcatgccgaataccacatcgagtgtgatttttccagcacaTCGTGCCTCCCAACTGGGAATAGTCCCtcggaaggttgtgctactttgctcaatgcggctcctgtttatttccattttgttgagagtttcctcataaatgaggtttagtatgctgccgccgtccatgagcactttggtaaaccgaaagccgtccacaatcagactgaggaccaatgcggcaggtgcCCGGATTATTCTGAATTTTGGTTTGTCACTggcgttgaaagttatggccgtgttgttccaggggtttattgctgcaacttggTAGACTTCAACGAGGccacggagtgcccttttgcgcctattgtttgaggcgaaagtctcgaacacTGTTAGTACTGCAGGGTTGTTGTCTTccgtgggatgttgctctgcggtatttttagtgaggagatcctcgccgctcttggccacctgccggagtatccaacatgccctaaggctgtgggttggtgttgtatccggtgttgtgtgtattttgcatggcctatcgagccatccctccagaacggttccgcgccctgTAATGggtttagattttttttgttattgaATTGGGCGACCTATGAGGGTGCACCCTTTTTGTCCAGACGAGGAGTTTAGTGAAAACCGGTGGCTTCCAAGGGGCTACttgagttttccaggtgctttccattgcgcagtacttctgtactatggttgccaagtcagcgaagtgtgatacGTGACGGTGGTTTATGGCAttcaggattccctcgtccgtgcaatttttgcagaataatgagattgcgtcttcatcgcggcagtctttgatcttgtccttgacaaggaagaatctggcccaaaagtgatggaccgtctcttgggactgctgtctgatgtgggtaagatctcttgtatctaggtgggtgggcggatttaagtccgaaccctggccCAATCTGGGATCCGGAGCTTGAGGAATTTCCAAGCTTAACAGTTCGGGCTCCGAGATATCGACCAATTTTTCCGGCCCACGGTCCGACTCTAGGTTCAGAATATGGGGCACGTCTTCCCGCAGGCAGGTATCCGGCTCAGTAAGCtcagaaatccggacatagttcatcctcattaTAGTGGAAGAGttgtcgcattgctcctctactaccgctatctAATGGGTGATCGGCGTAGAttcaatttctctctgatcgggtttatgcccaatccgatcgtagaccGTAGCGACtctcaaggcggcgatgcgatccaggagttcatTTAAGGACGACAACtctgtcggatccatctgttcggagtattctgagctgacgcggaggcgattttcaatgacccgagaagtcattgtcggcccgacggccgaacgggcggtcatggtgaagccgcccagccggagggttggcCTGATACCAGGGAtcctccggaggtgatgttgtccttgataacaaggtgagccatcaatcctattgtcggtgtcaaaaccggcggatctcgggtagggggtcccgaactgtgcgtctgggcggatggtaacaggagacgagggacacgatgtttttacccaggttcgggccctcctgatgaaggtaaaaccctacgtcctgcttgattaatattgatgatgtgggttacaagagtagatctaccacgagatcaaggaggctagaccctagaagctagcctatggtatgattgttgttcgtcctatggactaaagccatccggtttatatagacacaggagagggctagggttacacagagtcggttacattggtaggagatctacttatccgtatcgccaagcttgccctccacgccaaggaaagtcccatccggacacgggacgaagtcttcaatcttgtatcttcatagtcttggagtccggccgatgatgatagttcggctatccggacaccccctagtccgggactccctc is drawn from Triticum dicoccoides isolate Atlit2015 ecotype Zavitan chromosome 4A, WEW_v2.0, whole genome shotgun sequence and contains these coding sequences:
- the LOC119283983 gene encoding uncharacterized protein LOC119283983, which encodes MVLPNSPRTSVFNPIPGFHVYPQASRLSGECSPKVSVIAPSTPAPTPIDLNSSPVAGGSSSGGARKRVRQMPAGVLPDTCNLFEEMPSAADEDYMQNLIFEGGAPATGYDPDKTQSQDGCGAFTPAAGYDPDQAAFMRDQVGIDLDGFPLDHEFPDDYGLEEEDECDIDVEPLFEDELANQAASRKPKRKSKRTKAYTAAEDKLLCDSSKGEVRRRVGWGSTITMDDFPSRISIDHG